One genomic window of Paramormyrops kingsleyae isolate MSU_618 chromosome 22, PKINGS_0.4, whole genome shotgun sequence includes the following:
- the LOC140581642 gene encoding uncharacterized protein → MDGKHVVIQAPHNSGSQYFNYKGTYSIVLLAVVDARYLFRMVDVGAFGRSSDGGTLAASTFGEALREGRLDLPEDSPLPGADHLGPMPHVFVGDEAFPLRRNVLRTYPGRNLSQPKRIFNYCLSRARRVVENAFGILAAQWRIYHQVIGVCPVNVDVIVKATVALHNFQRWNCLPEAPISQEEKIPSLQPVRRVDANNSTQEAIAIQEAFNSYFSSAAGGVPWQYTTV, encoded by the exons ATGGATGGGAAGCATGTGGTGATCCAAGCACCACATAATTCTGGTTCCCAGTATTTCAATTACAAGGGAACATACTCCATTGTACTTCTGGCGGTTGTGGATGCAAGGTACCTTTTTAGGATGGTGGATGTTGGAGCTTTTGGTCGGAGCAGTGATGGAGGGACCCTTGCTGCATCCACCTTTGGAGAAGCTCTGCGTGAAGGGAGGCTGGATTTGCCTGAGGATTCTCCTCTCCCTGGTGCTGACCACCTAGGACCCATGCCCCATGTTTTTGTGGGAGATGAGGCTTTTCCCCTCAG GAGGAATGTTTTGAGGACCTATCCCGGAAGAAACCTCTCCCAGCCAAAGAGGATTTTCAACTACTGCCTTTCACGTGCCAGGAGAGTTGTTGAAAATGCCTTTGGCATTCTTGCTGCACAGTGGAGGATCTACCACCAGGTAATTGGAGTGTGCCCTGTAAATGTGGATGTCATTGTCAAAGCAACAGTGGCCCTTCACAACTTCCAGAGGTGGAATTGTCTACCAGAAGCTCCCATCTCACAAGAAGAGAAGATCCCTTCACTTCAACCTGTGAGAAGAGTGGACGCCAACAACTCCACCCAAGAGGCCATAGCTATACAGGAGGCCTTCAATAGCTACTTCTCCTCAGCCGCTGGAGGGGTGCCCTGGCAGTACACTACAGTCTGA